The sequence GCGGCAAGACAGCTGTTTCTTTACTGGATTTTGGTCGCATTCAAGGACAAATTGATGCAGCGTCAGCCCGCGAGGTTACTGCTTATGAAGCCTGGCGTAAAGCAATTCTGCAAGGTCTTCAGGATGTAGAAACCGCTTTAACAAATACAGCTCGGTATGAGGAACAAAGGCATGCCCTTAATTTGGCAAAGATTAATGCAGCTAAAGCTGTCAGTCTGTCGCAAACGCGGTACCGCCAGGGAGATAATTCTCTTTTGGATGTGCTTGATGCGCAGCGCCATCTTATTGAAACAGATCAAGCTTTGATTGAGGTTGAAAACAGTTATGTAATCGCTATTGTGGCTCTTTATAAAGCCCTTGGACAATATTAATAAGGAAGATGCTATGGAGCAGCAAAAAAAACAAAAATGATAGCCGGTTTTATAGGGGCTTTAGCCCTTATTGTTGTTGTAGCATGGTATGTTCAGTTAGGCAAGGAAAGCACGGATGATGCCACGCTCGAAGCCCATACGATTCCAATTTGCCCAAAAGTACCGGGGTATATTGCCACCCTGCATGTGAAAGACAATCAACACGTTAAAAAAGGCGATCTATTAGTTGAAATAGACCCGCTTGATTATCAACTGCGAGTTGAATCTGCTAAAGCTAATTTAGCCTCAGCTGAGGTCTCAGCAAAGAATGCAGTGGTGAATGCTAAGCGCCAGCTTGCCATTGGTAAAGCTGCGGGTACACAAAAAGAAATTGATAATGCCTTAACAGCTGAGGCCACGGCAAAAGCAGCTGTTGATAGCGTTAAAGCTCAACTTTCTATTGCTGAAAAAGATCTTGCTGATACTCAGATTATTGCGCCAGAAGATGGTGTCGTTACTATGCGAACAGCAGAACAGGGCGCCTATGTCACCACCGGCAAACAATTGTTTATGATTGTCGGTAGAGAGCGGTGGGTTGTGGCAAACTTTAAAGAAACACAACTAACTGATATGCGGGCAGGGCAAAAAGTCAACATTGAGATTGATGCCTATCCTGATTTAAAACTTGAAGGCCTTGTCGATAGTATTCAAAATGGTACAGGCGCTCGTTTTTCAGCTTTTCCTCCCGAAAATGCGACTGGCAATTTTGTGAAAATTGTTCAGCGTGTCCCTGTAAAAATTACCTTTAAACAGCCAGAGCTTGAAGGAATAACATTAGGTCCAGGTCTTTCTGTCTATCCAACCGTCTATACTAAAAAATCTAAGTAATGACTTCATCAAAAACTAATCCCTGGATAATTGCTGCCGTCGCAAGTCTTGCTACCTTTATGGAAGTGCTAGATACGACAATTACGAATGTGTCTTTACGCCATATTGCGGGGTCACTGGGGGCAGGAGAAGACGAAAGCACCTGGGTATTAACCTCTTATTTGGTGGCTAATGGGATCATTTTGCCCTTATCCGGCTGGCTTTCAGATGCCGTGGGGCGTAAACGTTTCTTCATTGGCTGTATTCTCGGCTTTACCGCTGCTTCATTTTTATGTGGCGCTGCTTCTTCTTTGACAGAGATCATTATCTTTCGCATTCTACAAGGCCTCTTCGGTGGGGGATTACAGCCCACGCAACAGGCCATTATTTTAGACTCATTTCCTGTGGAAAAGCGAGGCACTGTCTTTGCCATCACCGGCATCACCATTATTATTGCTCCGATTCTGGGGCCAACACTGGGCGGCCTCATTACTGACAACTTTTCATGGCGATGGATTTTTTATATTAATGTTCCTGTCGGATTAATGGCAGCTTTTATGGTTTGGCGCTTATTAGATGAATCTTCCCAGCAAAAACCTCGCGGTTTCCATAACCTTGATGTCTTTGGGCTTGGACTGGTAACGTTAGGATTAGCAGCTCTTCAAATTGTCCTTGATAAAGGACAGCAGGATGATTGGTTTAGCAGTAGCTTTATCACCGCCTGTGCTTTAATCTGCTTTGCTTCAATTGGGGTTGCAATAATTTGGCTATGGGGACAAAAAGATCCTATTATTGACTTATCCTTATTTAAAGATTGGGCGTTTGCTTCCTCTTGTATATTGATATTTTTGACTGGGTTCGTTTTATATGGCACAAATGTCATTCTTCCACTCATGCTCCAAACTCAATTTGGCTACGATGCGACATTGGCGGGCCTTGTCTTATCGCCCGGGGGCTTAGCCTTACTGTTTTTAATGCCCTTATGCGGCAAGCTTATCGGCAGAATACAAGCTCGCTTTATGATTATGACAGGATTTGCTCTGTCGGCGCTGGGGATGTATCATTCAATGAACTTTACACCGCAAACTGATTTTCACACTTTCCAATGGATACGTGTGGCGCAAATACTCGGTCTGCCATTTCTCTTTATTTCAATCAGTACGCTGGCATTTTCTAAGATTCCTAAGGAAAAAAGCAATAAAGCCTCAGCCTTGTTCTCCTTATTCCGGAATATCGGCGGCAGTGTGGGGATTGCGGTTGTCACCACCTTTGCGGTCCGCCAACAGCAAGTTCATCAACATTACCTCTCTGAGCATTTAGTTCCCGGCCAACTACCTTATCAAGAATTACTCAACCGTACCCTGAATTCTACAGGTGATATGAGTGTCAGCATGGGAAAAATTTATCAAATGCTGCAAAAACAAGCGGCTTTGTGTGCCTATATCGATACCTTTGAGCTTTTAGGATACATTATGTGCACTTTAATATTTTTTGCTTTGTTGGTGCTACCTGCAAACCGGCCAGTTACCCAAACTATACCGGCCGCCCATTAGGCTCATAACTAATTTTGCTGATATAGTCGGGATAAAATTAGCCAAGCGTTCTTATTATAGTTAAAACTTGGAAGAAACGTTTTTTCTTATTTTGCAGATTTGTAAAAAATTATATTGAAAAAGCCCCTGTGAGTATGCAATAAATAACTTATCAAATCAGTCGGGAAGTAGCGCAGCCTGGTAGCGCGCCTGCTTTGGGAGCAGGATGTCGGAGGTTCAAATCCTCTCTTCCCGACCATTTGTATTTAACGGCTCGGAGAGGGTCCATGCCATACGCACGAATTTATTCCCCATCAAAAACTGCAATGCAGCAAGGTAAAGCTAAAACTGGTTATTGGGTTTTAGAATATAATAATTGCGATACTAAGTTCTACGATCCTATTATGGGCTGGACAGGCAGCAATTCTACCGACCATCAGATTTCTCTTACCTTTAAAAGCCTAGAAGCAGCAAAAAATTTTGCTGAATCCTTAGGATTAGGGCCCGTCATTGAATCCCTTCAAGTCCGTAAAATTCAAAAACGTTCTTACGCTGACAATTTTCGCCACGATCGGCCACGCGGCTAAAAATTATAATCTTGCCTTTACAATCTATGATCTTTTAAATCGTAGATGAAAAAGGAATACTAGTTGTTGGTAGATTATTAAAAGCATCTGTGCATCCGTCGATTTTTCTTTATTCTATCAACCCATTTTTGCTTTTTCACCATGATCCTTGCTTCTGACTATTTTACTATACCCGAGCATGATCCCTATCCATTGTCGCCTCTATTATTAAAAAGTTTAAAGGGCTAACAGCCTAAGCAAACAAAGGGTAGTCTGACTTTGCATGTTTTCTTCTGCAATTTACAAGTTAAAGTCCGACTTCCCCTCTATGAGAAATATTCATTCTTCTAAAAGATGATAGACATCACAATCACTATATGAATTTAGGCAATAGTTTAGTAAATCGATAGGTATCTTCTGTTCTTCTTGAAGTCTGTGCCCTTCTGCAGAGCGTTTAATGTTTACCATTTTTACTTTGTCTAAGGTGCTTAAAAAAGTTGAAAGAGCTTTGTCTAAGGATCTATAAGCAAGCAACACCTCTTTATGGTAGTTGCGAGGGTCGTCTTTAAGAACATCTATCACTCTTTGATAGGTTGTCAAAAAAGTTACAATATCTGTTTCTTGGGTTAAATCGAGATCATTTAGAATATACGTAAAATCGTTGCCGATAGATTCTATTGAAATCTCAGACGGCGCTGCCGCTGGACCCATCATGAATTTAGAAAGACTTAAAATTCGAGATACCCTATCTTCTTGCCATAAGGCCTTCATCATAGACTCGTTTTTTGAATAGAGCAGCTGAATAGTGGGATACTTAGCAATACAAGCTATGCCATAACCAGCTGTTAGAGATGATTTTAATGATGGGTAATTGACCCCCCACATCCATTCATTGTCAGAATACAAAAAAGCTAATGGCAATTGGCTGGTGCGGGATTCTTCTCCACGGCCACATTCAACTTTACTGTCGAGGAATTGACTTAACCACTTGGCCGTTTCAGTTCGCAGCTTACCCCCATAGCCTTTTCCCTGAAATGCCTCTAAGACATCTGTCATTCCCTCTGCTATCAGATAACCATATTTTATCCATTGAGAAAAGGTTTGGATAGCGACAGGGCGTTCGCTTGTACGGTCATAGGCAACATAAACACCAAATGGGCTCTCAAGTCGATAGCTTAATTCATCTTGATGGCTCTCAAGTCTGCCTGTTTCTTCAAATACACTAAGCGTTTGTTGAGTTGTATCGTGCTGAGTTAGTTTTTTTATAATGAGAGGGGATTCCTTCTCATCAAAAATAATTTGAGTATAATCGGCTGCTGAAGAGGCATGCAAGATTATTACTAGGCTTGAGATAAATATTTTTTTCCGTCCAAGGTGGCCAAACAGCCTGAAATTACCGAAATTTTGACTTTCCGATTTAGTCAGGTTTTTAATGATGTTCCAACACCGGTAAATGGCCTTACCGAAGGATAAACAGTGAAAATCAAGATGGCGAAAATATGAATGACAGAAACCGACAGCTGCAGCTCGTTTGAGTATAAATATATATTGCATCGAGATCCTCCTACATAGTGTATTTTAAGGATTTGCTTTCGTGACTGGGCATGGCAGTACTAGAAATAATACCTAGTCCTTGTTTTTTAATAAGGGGTGTTAAAATCTGATTAAACCTTCATTTAAAAGCAGGTTTTTTTTATGATCCTTCTTGAAGAAATATTGGCTTAATTGAGTTTTTTTGCAAGCATTTTGATCAACATCAAAATTTAATACTCTCTCTATTACAAACTAGTTCTAGTTGTAAATAAAAATTGAGGAAGGAGGAGGGGGCATTATAGATGGTTCGCTTTTATAAGAGTGCTCGACAGGCCTTCTATCAAGTTATTAACTTCGACCAATTTAGCGTTGATTGTTGCGGCTTGCTTTTTCTTATTGTCCGTTTGAGGATCTGCCAGTGTTATTGCTAAAATTGCCGGCTGCACTGCCTGCACTAAAGTAAGATAATCTTCATAAGTCTTAAGCATCGGTAACAAAATAACAGTATCTACACACTGTAATTCTGCTAAAATTTCAGCCCGCTGCCTTTGAGTGTGAATAGGGGCGCTGCCCTTCCTAAGTTGGATAGCAATATCGCTTTCAAGAGCCACCACCAGTGCGCCCAACTTTGCTGATGCTTTTAAAAAATTTAAGTGACCGTAATGAAGAAGGTCAAAGCATCCTCCAACCAGTATACACCCTGGTAAGGCAATAGAATTATCAAATGGATAAGTGATAATTTTCAGTTGCATTTTTATTAAGATCTCCGTAAGTCTTAATAAGACTATATCATTGTGATGTGATGAGGAGAAGATATGTTAAAATATGCAACTATGGTTGCTATGGTCGCGGTTGCGTGTGCAGAGGCATCAAATATGTCAAATGCAACGTCAGAAGCACCATCAGAACAGGAGAGAAAAGTGTCCGATAAATTAGTAATTACAGATGAAAAAATTGGCGACGGCGCAGAAGCAAAAGCAGGCCAATTGGTAACCGTGCATTACACAGGTCGTTTAACTGATGGAACGAAATTCGATTCATCCGTGGACCGCAATCAACCATTCCGCTTTATGCTTGGCGTTGGTCAAGTTATTAAAGGTTGGGATGAAGGGGTTGTTGGCATGAAAATTGGTGGTCAGCGTAAATTGGTCATCCCTGCAGAAAAGGGATATGGCGCCCGAGGCGCAGGTGCAGCAATTCCGCCTAATGCAACTTTAGAATTTGATGTTGAATTAATTTCAGTTGAAGGCTAAATACCTTTAATATAAATTTCTAGATATTTCAAATTAAAAGACATCACCATTATGGTTGGTGTCTTTTTTATTTAACCTACTATAAGTTAATGTAAAATTATCATTTACACTGTATTATTGTTTTATAATTTCTTAATAAGTGGGAATATTGAGAATGAAATTACTTTCGTGTCTAAGTCTGACGATAAACCTAATAGTTGTAAGCAATGCTGTGGATCACCCTATAAATCCATCGACCTTAGCCCATACAATTCAAGCAGGCGTTTTAAAAAATTTTATATCTACAAACTCTTCTGATTCAAACGAGTCTCTTGCCAAATTACGCGAAGCTGCCATTAGTGGTTTATACAATGAAAGTTCAAAAGATAATTCTATTAATTTTTTGACCAACCTGGCTCTTACTGCCCAAGACAGTGATGCAATCATGGCATTGGCTGATTATTTTTGTGAGGGAGAAGGGACGATTGAGCGAGCTATTCCCCTTTATAATTCTGCCGTTCGCCAGAATAAGACGCGTGCTATGTTTAAACTATCCAAAATATATTTAATGGATAGCTATAAAGATATAAATCTAGCTCATAATCTTCTCTTATTAGGAACAGACCTTAATGATGATGTTTGCCGTTGTGCCTTAGCTCAACATTATTTAGATGGTACATTTAGCCCTTCTAATCCACAGAAGGCTTTAAATCTCTTTTACCAAAGTGCAACCAATAATTTTGATATTGGCATTACTCAATCAGCTGTCTTGCTGAACAGCACCCGTATATTTGCTAAGCCAGACCCCGTCCATGCCTATGAATTAGTCATTAAAAGGGTAGAAATAGATAACCGAGCCAGAATTCTTGCCATCTATTTGCAGAAAAGCTCAGCCGTACAACTTTATACTAATCAACATTACCTTAAATTAGCAGAAGCCTATATGGTGGGAAAAATATTACCCGTTAGAGTTAATAGAGCAAAATACTTTTTAAATTTAGCCTACAAACATCATCAAATTAGCGAAGCTGAGATTACCTATTATAGTAAATTGATTCATTCAGAAAAATCTGGACAATCTTGGCCCAAACCAACTCTCTTAGATAAAATATTAAACACTCTATTTTAACAAAAATTTAACGTACATTTTGTAATCTGGAATTAGAATGGCGATAAATTTTTGCGATCTATAAGGAAAATAGAAATTGCCATACGGGTGAGGGTTAATGTCTCGATATACGATTGCAGATTGTTATGAAGTTTTCTTAGATCAACCTCTCAAGGATTTTGAGAATGAAAGCGTTCGTGCTTATGTCTGCCGAGACAATCGCCAGCCAGAACTTCCGCTTGTGTGCCTTAAAGCTTGCGTATTTCCTCAACCCCGGATGCAACTCCTGGAAAAGTTTCACTCCTTGTCTCGGGCAATGCCAAGTGTTCCCTTTATGAATCTGCAGTATTATGGCAACGATTACTTATCCTCTGCCAAAGATTCCAAATCAATTATCTTAATTTATCAACGCCCAAAAGGGGGGCGGTTGGTTCAAAATCTAGGAGAAAAATTTACGCCCTGGAGTGAAGAGGAAGTCATAGACAAATTAATAAAGCCTGTCTATGAGGTTGTTAATGCCCTCCAATACAAAGGACTCACCCATCAATCAATTTCACCTCTTAATATGTACATTAGTTCTGACGAGAAAATGCAGCGCGTTAAAATTGGTGATTGCTTGGCAGTACCGGCGGGCCTATACCAGCATCCTTTTTTTGAGCCCCTCAACTATGCCATGACGGAGCCTATTGGTAAGGGAGAGGCGACTCCAACGAATGATCTGTTTGCATTGGGAGCTTCAGTTGCTTACATGCTTAATGGTGGTTTTCCCGCACAGATGGACTTATCAAAAATAATGGCTCAACGCTTAGACCACGGAACCTTGGCCCTTTATCTGCCGAGAGGCCTTCAAAACGGTCGTCTCTATGAACTTTTGCGGGGGTTACTGCATGATAATGAAGAACACCGTTGGGCTATTCATGAAGTGGGTCAATGGCTGACCTCAGGCCGCCAAGCATCACCCATGTCTCATCCTCCCAGACGAGCCAGCAGGCCGTTATCTTTTAACGGCAAAGATGATATTTATACTATTAATTCGTTATTCGTTGAAATGTATAATTCACCGATGAATGCCTTGGAGATGATCCATAAAAACGAATTATCCATGTGGTTAAAAAATGGTTTAAGTGATAACCACCGAATTCATCAATTGGATGATTTGAATACCGTTTTGGGTAGTGAAGCATCTGGCGCAGAAAGGCTAATGGGCGTTTTCCAAATATTAATCCCAGGAACACCATTTTTTTGGCAAGGTAAATTTTATACACCAAATGGCTTAGGAATTGCGTTTGCCGATGCAGTTTTCCGCAATGATAATGTGGAATCTCTTTCTTTGCTATTATCATCATCCATTTTACCATATTATTTAAATACTGACTCTCCCGCCGACACTTCAAATAATGATGATTCCCATTCCAGCAACCAGAACAAGGCCATGCTATCTGCAAAATCATTTATAAATTATCCTGGCGTGGGAGGGGGTGTCGAGCGAGCAATGTATTACATGTGCCCGTCTCTTCCTTGTTTAAGTCCAATTATTAGGAACCATAATGTGATATCCATTACGGAATTACTATATGCCTTGGATGATGTTGGCCGACGAAGCAATAAACCAGAGCTCCCCCTTGATAACCACATTATTTCTTATATTTTCAGCAAAGAAAGCGCCTTAAAACAGAGCATTTTACAAAACCTATCCTCACCATCAAAGCATAAAAAAATTCGGGGCGCCTTAAGATTATTCGCAGAATTACAAACAAAAAATCGAATTAAAACCCTTACGGGGTTATGCAAGTGGTTTGGTGATTTATCAGAATCAGTTATTGACGGATTTAAAAATATAAAATACCAAGAGATTTTAAGGAAAAAACTTCAGGCATCTATTGATAGTGGGGACC is a genomic window of Candidatus Paracaedibacter acanthamoebae containing:
- a CDS encoding HlyD family secretion protein; the protein is MIAGFIGALALIVVVAWYVQLGKESTDDATLEAHTIPICPKVPGYIATLHVKDNQHVKKGDLLVEIDPLDYQLRVESAKANLASAEVSAKNAVVNAKRQLAIGKAAGTQKEIDNALTAEATAKAAVDSVKAQLSIAEKDLADTQIIAPEDGVVTMRTAEQGAYVTTGKQLFMIVGRERWVVANFKETQLTDMRAGQKVNIEIDAYPDLKLEGLVDSIQNGTGARFSAFPPENATGNFVKIVQRVPVKITFKQPELEGITLGPGLSVYPTVYTKKSK
- a CDS encoding DHA2 family efflux MFS transporter permease subunit, with protein sequence MTSSKTNPWIIAAVASLATFMEVLDTTITNVSLRHIAGSLGAGEDESTWVLTSYLVANGIILPLSGWLSDAVGRKRFFIGCILGFTAASFLCGAASSLTEIIIFRILQGLFGGGLQPTQQAIILDSFPVEKRGTVFAITGITIIIAPILGPTLGGLITDNFSWRWIFYINVPVGLMAAFMVWRLLDESSQQKPRGFHNLDVFGLGLVTLGLAALQIVLDKGQQDDWFSSSFITACALICFASIGVAIIWLWGQKDPIIDLSLFKDWAFASSCILIFLTGFVLYGTNVILPLMLQTQFGYDATLAGLVLSPGGLALLFLMPLCGKLIGRIQARFMIMTGFALSALGMYHSMNFTPQTDFHTFQWIRVAQILGLPFLFISISTLAFSKIPKEKSNKASALFSLFRNIGGSVGIAVVTTFAVRQQQVHQHYLSEHLVPGQLPYQELLNRTLNSTGDMSVSMGKIYQMLQKQAALCAYIDTFELLGYIMCTLIFFALLVLPANRPVTQTIPAAH
- a CDS encoding NADH dehydrogenase ubiquinone Fe-S protein 4 yields the protein MPYARIYSPSKTAMQQGKAKTGYWVLEYNNCDTKFYDPIMGWTGSNSTDHQISLTFKSLEAAKNFAESLGLGPVIESLQVRKIQKRSYADNFRHDRPRG
- a CDS encoding adenylyltransferase/cytidyltransferase family protein → MQLKIITYPFDNSIALPGCILVGGCFDLLHYGHLNFLKASAKLGALVVALESDIAIQLRKGSAPIHTQRQRAEILAELQCVDTVILLPMLKTYEDYLTLVQAVQPAILAITLADPQTDNKKKQAATINAKLVEVNNLIEGLSSTLIKANHL
- a CDS encoding FKBP-type peptidyl-prolyl cis-trans isomerase, whose protein sequence is MLKYATMVAMVAVACAEASNMSNATSEAPSEQERKVSDKLVITDEKIGDGAEAKAGQLVTVHYTGRLTDGTKFDSSVDRNQPFRFMLGVGQVIKGWDEGVVGMKIGGQRKLVIPAEKGYGARGAGAAIPPNATLEFDVELISVEG
- a CDS encoding sel1 repeat family protein → MKLLSCLSLTINLIVVSNAVDHPINPSTLAHTIQAGVLKNFISTNSSDSNESLAKLREAAISGLYNESSKDNSINFLTNLALTAQDSDAIMALADYFCEGEGTIERAIPLYNSAVRQNKTRAMFKLSKIYLMDSYKDINLAHNLLLLGTDLNDDVCRCALAQHYLDGTFSPSNPQKALNLFYQSATNNFDIGITQSAVLLNSTRIFAKPDPVHAYELVIKRVEIDNRARILAIYLQKSSAVQLYTNQHYLKLAEAYMVGKILPVRVNRAKYFLNLAYKHHQISEAEITYYSKLIHSEKSGQSWPKPTLLDKILNTLF
- a CDS encoding protein kinase domain-containing protein, whose product is MSRYTIADCYEVFLDQPLKDFENESVRAYVCRDNRQPELPLVCLKACVFPQPRMQLLEKFHSLSRAMPSVPFMNLQYYGNDYLSSAKDSKSIILIYQRPKGGRLVQNLGEKFTPWSEEEVIDKLIKPVYEVVNALQYKGLTHQSISPLNMYISSDEKMQRVKIGDCLAVPAGLYQHPFFEPLNYAMTEPIGKGEATPTNDLFALGASVAYMLNGGFPAQMDLSKIMAQRLDHGTLALYLPRGLQNGRLYELLRGLLHDNEEHRWAIHEVGQWLTSGRQASPMSHPPRRASRPLSFNGKDDIYTINSLFVEMYNSPMNALEMIHKNELSMWLKNGLSDNHRIHQLDDLNTVLGSEASGAERLMGVFQILIPGTPFFWQGKFYTPNGLGIAFADAVFRNDNVESLSLLLSSSILPYYLNTDSPADTSNNDDSHSSNQNKAMLSAKSFINYPGVGGGVERAMYYMCPSLPCLSPIIRNHNVISITELLYALDDVGRRSNKPELPLDNHIISYIFSKESALKQSILQNLSSPSKHKKIRGALRLFAELQTKNRIKTLTGLCKWFGDLSESVIDGFKNIKYQEILRKKLQASIDSGDLSGLIKLLDNKKAIEMDANGLKAATSEVRHIEKTVKAIIHLSDMPNHYSERIGQNNAMMIAAALSFAVSGIYIFIKATL